In Marinobacter sp. es.048, the following proteins share a genomic window:
- a CDS encoding Fe(3+) ABC transporter substrate-binding protein: MRMKLAATAAIALTAMPMAASADGEVNIYSYRQAYLLEPLLNAFEQETGIKSNVVFAKQGLAERLEREGRNSPADVVMTVDISRLNELVERDLVRGVDNNTLEENIPENLRHPEGKWYALTTRGRLIFASKERVEEGEITTYEQLADDKWEGRICTRSGKHPYNIALFSSMLAHHGEAETEKWLEGLKDNLARKPQGGDRDQIKAIAEGVCDISIGNSYYYGNMLQDENQRPIAEQVRLVFPNAEGRGTHVNISGISLTKSAPNRENAIKLMEFLSSPEAQRIYAEANTEYPANPEVQPSGLVAEWGEINPDDLSLQEIANNRNAAVKLVDRVDYDGE; encoded by the coding sequence ATGCGAATGAAACTGGCTGCCACCGCTGCAATCGCCCTCACTGCCATGCCCATGGCCGCCTCCGCAGACGGCGAGGTCAACATCTACTCCTACCGTCAGGCATACCTGCTTGAGCCCCTGCTGAACGCATTCGAGCAGGAAACCGGCATCAAGAGCAACGTTGTATTCGCCAAACAGGGCCTTGCAGAGCGTCTGGAACGTGAAGGCCGCAACAGCCCCGCTGATGTGGTGATGACCGTTGATATTTCACGCCTGAACGAGCTGGTAGAGCGTGATCTGGTACGGGGCGTGGACAACAACACCCTGGAAGAAAACATTCCGGAGAACCTTCGCCACCCAGAAGGCAAGTGGTATGCACTGACCACTCGCGGCCGTCTGATCTTCGCTTCCAAGGAGCGTGTTGAGGAAGGCGAGATTACCACCTACGAGCAACTGGCAGACGACAAGTGGGAAGGCCGCATCTGCACCCGCAGCGGCAAGCATCCTTACAACATCGCCCTGTTCTCCTCCATGCTCGCCCACCACGGTGAAGCCGAGACAGAGAAGTGGCTGGAAGGCCTGAAAGACAACCTGGCCCGCAAGCCCCAGGGTGGCGACCGTGACCAGATCAAAGCCATTGCCGAAGGGGTCTGTGATATCTCCATCGGTAACAGCTACTACTACGGCAACATGCTGCAAGATGAGAACCAGCGCCCGATCGCCGAGCAGGTTCGTCTTGTGTTCCCGAACGCCGAAGGCCGGGGAACCCACGTGAACATCAGTGGCATTTCCCTGACCAAGAGCGCGCCGAACCGCGAGAACGCCATCAAACTGATGGAATTCCTGTCCTCGCCGGAAGCCCAGCGGATCTATGCCGAGGCAAACACCGAATACCCGGCAAACCCGGAAGTACAGCCTTCCGGACTGGTTGCCGAGTGGGGTGAGATCAACCCGGACGACCTTTCTCTGCAGGAAATTGCCAACAACCGCAATGCCGCAGTCAAGCTGGTTGACCGCGTGGATTACGACGGCGAGTGA